A single genomic interval of Procambarus clarkii isolate CNS0578487 chromosome 17, FALCON_Pclarkii_2.0, whole genome shotgun sequence harbors:
- the LOC123772562 gene encoding uncharacterized protein: MGTMSVIARVVVYVTVASTLCQGHSNSSSDVVETERNIEVNPSTTDTHFDVASFFSTPVASNLASLIANAVKSRRMAANITSKGRQDEVEEDIIGESNNSSLVTTTEEDPWPTTSHVLETEEGFQPASADQFGNLGDGSKLVDLLPDISQYSLDASGLVPLAGAGAVALVALGAILAVPVAPIILRRTGSNGWGGLPSWKTLFNWWSSPDPTAEAWADNYYQGYGHGDEYPSEAYVGAGEPYYNTYDTSSSGSSIDSYYTSHNNNNQHTEVVGQPGGQVQKHNPTAYTSKEKGYNPAAAYPSKEKDHNPAGYQNKGHAYHNTNPPTFHNHNPPAYQTHHNRPNRRQGDKKKPTVDGYEYVTLEQINRIGDESVRVLSELVNNYGINDLYAFRDGSNQLQRRRLPSRQQQPQPSHQETQGYAHQETQGYPNQETQGYSNQETQAYAHQETQGHYQTYYDEAPEDHPHRDTISLVEPEGDENESKDASSEPHPYRRHQYSFAASTSEVAGATKKEEESSQAHKVSEFPYEFHKEN, from the exons tggtggtgtatgtgaCCGTGGCGTCTACACTCTGTCAAGggcacagcaacagcagcagtgacgtggtggagacagaacGCAACATCGAAGTGAACCCATCCACGACCGACACCCACTTCGATGTCGCCTCGTTCTTCAGCACTCCCGTGGCTTCCAACCTCGCGAGCCTGATCGCCAACGCTGTCAAGAGTCGGAGAATGGCCGCCAATATCACGTCGAAGGGACGACAGGACGAGGTCGAGGAGGACATTATTGGCGAGAGTAATAACTCCAGTCTGGTCACCACGACAGAGGAGGACCCGTGGCCCACCACTTCACATGTACTGGAGACCGAAGAGGGTTTCCAACCCGCGTCTGCTGATCAA TTTGGGAACCTTGGAGACGGAAGCAAGTTAGTGGACCTACTACCCGACATCTCCCAATACTCGCTCGACGCTAGTGGTCTGGTCCCCTTGGCTGGTGCCGGAGCTGTGGCACTCGTGGCACTGGGGGCCATTCTCGCTGTCCCTGTGGCCCCAATTATACTCAG acGAACAGGAAGCAATGGATGGGGCGGCCTACCCAGTTGGAAGACCTTGTTCAACTGGTGGAGCTCCCCGGACCCAACAGCTGAAGCCTGGGCCGACAACTACTACCAGGGATACGGACACGGCGATGAGTATCCTTCTGAAGCCTACGTAGGTGCTGGAGAG CCATACTACAACACCTATGACACCAGCAGCAGTGGGAGCAGCATAGACTCCTATtacaccagccacaacaacaacaaccaacacacAGAGGTTGTAGGACAGCCTGGAGGCCAGGTCCAGAAACACAACCCCACGGCCTACACAAGCAAGGAGAAGGGTTACAACCCCGCCGCAGCCTACCCAAGTAAGGAGAAGGATCACAACCCCGCCGGCTACCAAAACAAGGGCCACGCCTACCACAACACCAACCCGCCAACctttcacaaccacaacccaccagcttaccagacccaccacaaccGGCCCAACAGGCGTCAGGGAGACAAGAAAAAGCCCACTGTTGATGGGTATGAGTACGTCACTTTGGAACA GATCAACCGCATAGGCGACGAGTCTGTCCGAGTTCTGAGCGAACTGGTGAACAACTACGGCATCAATGACCTTTAcgccttcagagatggaagcaacCAACTACAGCGTCGCCGCCTTCCTTCCCGCCAACAGCAACCACAACCCAGCCACCAGGAGACGCAAGGTTACGCCCACCAGGAGACGCAAGGCTACCCCAACCAGGAAACGCAAGGCTACTCCAACCAGGAGACGCAAGCTTACGCCCACCAGGAGACGCAAGGCCACTACCAGACGTATTACGACGAAGCCCCAGAGGATCACCCGCACAGGGATACCATCAGTCTAGTGGAACCCGAAGGAGATGAGAACGAGAGCAAAGATGCTTCCAGCGAGCCCCACCCCTACAGGAGGCATCAATACAGCTTCGCCGCCTCCACCAGCGAGGTGGCAGGAGCTAccaagaaggaggaagagagtagCCAGGCTCACAAGGTGTCGGAATTCCCCTACGAGTTTCACAAGGAGAACTGA